AACAACGGCTTTCGGCCGAGAGCAGCCGTCCATCGCGTCCGTGCCCGGACCGCCGAGGCAGTGCTCATGCCGATAGCTCCATTCCAGTGTCAGTCCCACCCTCGGACTTCGAGAGTTCTGCCTCGATGAGCTCTTTGGAGGTTTGAAGCGACTGTCTGAACTGGCGTTTGTTATAGCGCTTGGCGACCGGCTCGATTACTCTCTCTAGTAACGAATCGCCGAAACGGTAGTCACACCGCTGGACGACCCGAGTGCCGGTATCGGTCTCCGAGTAGTGATAGTGCATCTCACCGGTCATGCTGGGGCTCTCGAAGGTGGTGATCGTGTGAGCGTTCGGCTCGATGACTCGAAATACCATCTCGGTGTCGACGGACGTCCCCAGCATTCTATAGATAG
This region of Halalkalicoccus sp. CGA53 genomic DNA includes:
- a CDS encoding SRPBCC family protein, with product MPTFEHSVEIAAPIDRVFEWGTDPKNWRRATPSLTEIEILEETDDGVRMDAIYRMLGTSVDTEMVFRVIEPNAHTITTFESPSMTGEMHYHYSETDTGTRVVQRCDYRFGDSLLERVIEPVAKRYNKRQFRQSLQTSKELIEAELSKSEGGTDTGMELSA